A genomic segment from Geitlerinema sp. PCC 7407 encodes:
- a CDS encoding ATP-binding protein: MLRDQSDCLVLLDEQRFPLGVMRLPDVLAMMVDQGGADLWVGLREQGSALVGPWLRDRGKLLPVSVFSADLLVEDVGRRLQAAMSQFWVVVQGDGTYGGMLDLHALLKHWAPSSLGEPRETREAFVGRDRLLLAGARRSPSAAWVLLEELLEALPMPLMLQEQTGTVLLQNCAWRSTIGPVRCLEEEMRSPWESVGHCRLGVSYGPQVHGSGSGAGTPKARSWQFTRIALSIPPDLLPMLGDRPSQLTDPTQIDGIAGLAQDPLWSWEALAQGLTSVATLARDAQTRSPLAWRSPLWLVVAQDLTEHQQVTQELIAKNADLAQLNRLKDEFLACISHELRTPLTAVLGLSGLLKEQTLGNLNARQVHYTQLIYQSGRHLMNIVNDILDLTRIETGQLELQPEPVAIATVCERAYQQALQLCSASPPQGTGDRATEKASTPALTPPALATFSLSIEPGLEFLVADEMRLRQMLLNLLSNAFKFTDPQGQIGLSVSRWEGWVAFTVWDQGIGIPANKQHLIFQKFQQLENPLTRRFEGIGLGLVLTQRLARLHGGDITFVSREGEGSEFTLLLPPSPPKPAPEGLVRPTMVLPTLPNRLVLLVEAVPAAIEGLRSQLLNLGYCVAIARAGTEAVEKVRRLQPCAVLLNPVLPMLSGWDVLTLLKSDADTQHIPVIVMAAPVERDQARRSRADGFLTLPAEVGALETLLLRTQTAEPPLSEPGTNLVILRLCLREDSLLKAPSGPPESHYESAIAEDLNQLLHLYHYRLLEADDLDQAELVARVWQPHVVLIDCQTQAPEALLKLIPDYTVLAGLPFVTLDAETTHILSQMPNLAVYPCLLPGQAPPNQAVEKLEVASLFQAIQIAAGMNWRPRIMLLSSLAFADLSPAIEGDRRDRWGGWLTMLMQYLQTAGFHGVVGQSWKDVQHQIQHHSVDLLLVSLWDCESEPAMLQTLAALEALPQRPPLVVLDRRLQGTLVTPQPQSEFEQRLARIAREVLSPTLSMGELLDHIHQALAEARIPPERL, encoded by the coding sequence ATGCTGCGCGATCAGTCTGACTGCCTGGTGTTGCTGGATGAGCAGAGATTCCCGCTTGGGGTGATGAGGCTGCCGGATGTGCTGGCGATGATGGTGGACCAAGGGGGCGCGGACCTTTGGGTGGGGCTGCGAGAGCAGGGATCTGCGCTGGTGGGTCCGTGGCTGCGCGATCGCGGCAAGCTGCTGCCGGTGAGCGTGTTTTCGGCGGATTTGCTGGTGGAGGATGTGGGTCGACGCTTGCAGGCGGCGATGTCGCAGTTCTGGGTGGTGGTCCAGGGGGATGGCACCTATGGCGGGATGCTGGATCTCCACGCTTTGCTGAAGCACTGGGCGCCGAGCTCTCTGGGGGAGCCGCGGGAAACGCGAGAGGCTTTTGTTGGACGCGATCGCTTGCTGTTGGCGGGGGCGCGGCGATCGCCGTCGGCTGCCTGGGTGCTGCTGGAGGAACTGCTGGAGGCGCTGCCGATGCCTCTGATGCTCCAGGAGCAAACGGGGACGGTGCTGCTGCAAAACTGCGCGTGGCGATCGACGATTGGTCCGGTGCGCTGCCTCGAAGAGGAGATGCGATCGCCGTGGGAGTCGGTGGGCCATTGCCGCTTGGGGGTGAGCTATGGCCCTCAGGTGCACGGCTCTGGGAGCGGGGCGGGGACGCCGAAGGCGCGATCGTGGCAGTTTACGCGCATTGCGCTGTCGATTCCGCCAGATCTGCTGCCCATGCTGGGCGATCGCCCCTCGCAGCTCACGGATCCTACTCAGATCGATGGGATTGCAGGTTTGGCCCAAGATCCGCTGTGGTCTTGGGAGGCGCTGGCCCAGGGATTGACGTCGGTGGCGACGCTGGCCCGAGACGCTCAGACTCGGTCGCCCCTAGCCTGGCGATCGCCCTTGTGGCTGGTGGTGGCCCAGGATTTGACGGAGCATCAGCAGGTTACCCAGGAGCTGATTGCCAAAAATGCAGACCTGGCTCAGCTCAATCGCCTCAAAGATGAGTTTTTGGCCTGCATTAGCCATGAACTGCGGACGCCGCTGACGGCGGTGCTGGGCCTGTCGGGCCTGCTCAAGGAGCAGACCCTGGGCAATCTCAATGCGCGCCAGGTTCACTACACGCAGCTGATCTATCAGAGCGGCCGCCATCTGATGAATATCGTGAACGATATTCTGGACTTGACGCGGATCGAGACGGGCCAGCTGGAGCTCCAGCCGGAGCCTGTGGCGATCGCCACGGTGTGCGAGCGTGCCTATCAGCAAGCGCTACAGCTATGCTCGGCCAGTCCGCCCCAGGGCACGGGCGATCGCGCGACCGAAAAAGCGTCCACCCCTGCTTTGACCCCGCCGGCTTTGGCCACCTTTTCCCTGAGTATCGAGCCGGGGCTAGAGTTTTTGGTGGCTGACGAGATGCGGCTGCGCCAGATGCTGCTCAACCTGCTCTCCAATGCCTTCAAGTTCACCGATCCTCAGGGCCAAATCGGCCTTAGCGTGAGCCGCTGGGAAGGCTGGGTGGCCTTCACCGTGTGGGACCAAGGCATTGGCATTCCCGCTAATAAGCAGCACCTGATTTTTCAAAAATTCCAGCAGCTCGAAAACCCCTTGACGCGCCGCTTCGAGGGAATTGGTTTGGGGCTGGTGCTGACCCAGCGCTTGGCGAGGCTGCACGGCGGCGACATTACCTTTGTGTCCCGCGAAGGGGAGGGCAGCGAGTTTACGCTGCTGCTGCCGCCGAGTCCGCCCAAGCCAGCTCCCGAGGGGCTGGTGCGACCGACAATGGTGTTGCCGACCCTCCCCAATCGCCTGGTGCTGCTCGTAGAGGCGGTGCCTGCGGCGATCGAAGGCTTGCGCAGTCAGCTGCTGAACTTGGGCTACTGCGTGGCGATCGCCCGGGCGGGGACCGAAGCCGTCGAAAAAGTGCGGCGGCTTCAGCCCTGTGCGGTCCTGCTCAATCCGGTGCTGCCGATGCTGTCGGGCTGGGACGTGCTGACGCTGCTCAAGAGCGACGCCGACACGCAGCATATTCCCGTCATCGTGATGGCCGCGCCGGTCGAGCGAGATCAGGCTCGCCGCAGCCGAGCGGATGGCTTTTTGACGCTGCCCGCCGAGGTGGGCGCCCTAGAAACGCTGCTGCTGCGTACCCAGACCGCCGAGCCGCCGCTCTCAGAGCCTGGGACCAACTTGGTGATCCTGCGGCTCTGCCTGCGAGAAGACAGCCTGCTCAAGGCCCCCAGCGGACCGCCAGAGAGTCACTACGAGTCGGCGATCGCCGAAGACCTCAATCAGCTGCTCCATCTGTATCACTACCGATTGCTAGAGGCGGACGATCTCGACCAGGCTGAGCTTGTGGCGCGGGTCTGGCAGCCCCACGTGGTGCTCATTGACTGCCAAACTCAGGCGCCGGAGGCCTTGCTAAAGCTGATTCCGGACTATACGGTCTTGGCGGGTTTGCCTTTTGTCACTCTCGACGCCGAAACCACCCACATCCTCAGTCAGATGCCGAATTTGGCGGTGTATCCGTGCCTGCTGCCGGGGCAGGCTCCCCCCAATCAGGCTGTCGAAAAGCTGGAAGTGGCCTCGCTCTTTCAGGCGATCCAGATTGCGGCGGGCATGAACTGGCGGCCTCGCATCATGCTGCTGAGCAGCTTGGCCTTTGCGGATTTGTCGCCCGCGATCGAGGGCGATCGCCGCGATCGCTGGGGCGGCTGGCTGACCATGCTCATGCAGTACCTGCAAACGGCGGGCTTCCACGGCGTTGTGGGACAGTCCTGGAAAGATGTCCAGCATCAAATTCAGCACCACAGCGTCGATCTGCTGCTGGTGTCTTTGTGGGACTGCGAGTCTGAGCCCGCCATGCTCCAGACCCTGGCGGCCCTAGAGGCACTCCCCCAGCGCCCGCCGTTGGTGGTGCTCGATCGCCGGCTCCAGGGCACGCTGGTCACTCCCCAGCCCCAGAGCGAATTTGAGCAGCGGCTGGCCCGGATCGCCCGCGAAGTTCTGTCGCCCACGCTGTCGATGGGAGAACTGCTGGATCACATTCATCAGGCTCTGGCGGAAGCCAGAATTCCGCCAGAGCGCCTGTGA
- a CDS encoding circadian clock protein KaiA, whose product MSSPLAICTFLPSPALAQVVQNHLSRDSHTPSIHHTPDDLRDFILLEKQQIDCLVLEDRPEIRSLYGWLYENAIVLPCVIFITKNSTKKESHPDEPIDFPFPLTSLPTYLYHAAEIRIGLDKGDQILHYIDQAIGQFLKLSPTYQASDLNSHEPTNSAVAPVFLSTQHRLAEKLKERLGYLGVYYKRDSRYFLRHLSLQEKQELLDKLRFTYREIILGYFSQDDQLNQKIDEFVNLAFFSDIPVTQIVEIHMDLMDEFSKQLKLEGRSEDILLDYRLTLIDTIAHLCEMYRRSIPRES is encoded by the coding sequence TTGAGTTCTCCCCTCGCAATTTGCACCTTTTTGCCCTCACCCGCCCTAGCCCAGGTTGTCCAAAACCATCTGAGCAGAGACTCCCATACCCCCAGCATTCATCACACTCCAGACGATCTTCGAGACTTCATCCTGCTCGAAAAGCAGCAAATTGATTGCTTAGTGCTCGAAGATCGTCCAGAAATTCGCTCCCTGTACGGATGGCTCTACGAAAATGCCATTGTCCTTCCCTGCGTCATCTTCATCACCAAAAACTCCACCAAGAAAGAAAGTCACCCCGACGAACCCATCGACTTCCCTTTTCCTCTGACCTCCCTGCCGACCTATCTCTACCACGCCGCCGAGATTCGCATCGGCCTTGACAAGGGCGACCAGATCCTCCACTACATCGACCAAGCGATCGGCCAGTTTCTCAAGCTCTCTCCCACCTACCAGGCGTCCGACCTCAACTCCCACGAGCCCACCAACAGCGCAGTGGCTCCTGTCTTTCTGTCCACCCAGCATCGACTCGCCGAAAAACTCAAAGAGCGATTGGGATATCTCGGTGTGTACTACAAGCGAGACTCGCGATACTTCCTTCGCCATCTCTCCCTGCAGGAAAAACAAGAACTGCTCGACAAGCTGCGGTTTACCTACCGGGAGATCATCTTGGGCTACTTCTCTCAAGATGACCAACTCAATCAAAAAATTGACGAATTCGTAAACCTCGCCTTCTTTTCAGATATTCCTGTTACACAAATCGTCGAAATCCACATGGATCTCATGGACGAATTTTCTAAGCAGCTAAAATTGGAGGGGCGCAGCGAGGACATCCTACTTGACTATCGCTTGACCCTGATTGATACAATTGCTCACCTGTGCGAGATGTACCGTCGCTCCATTCCCCGGGAGTCCTAA
- the kaiB gene encoding circadian clock protein KaiB, with product MGSLKKTYVLKLYVAGNTPNSVRALKTLKNILEEEFQGVYALKVIDVLKNPQLAEEDKILATPTLAKILPPPVRKIIGDLSDRDRVLIGLDLLYEELQEDEADI from the coding sequence ATGGGCTCTCTCAAAAAAACCTATGTTCTGAAACTTTATGTAGCGGGCAATACTCCCAACTCGGTTCGCGCCCTAAAAACCCTCAAGAATATCTTGGAAGAAGAATTTCAGGGAGTGTACGCACTGAAAGTGATCGACGTGCTAAAAAATCCCCAGCTCGCCGAAGAAGATAAGATACTTGCGACGCCAACCTTGGCCAAAATTCTGCCGCCGCCTGTTCGCAAGATCATTGGCGACCTCTCGGATCGAGATAGGGTTTTGATTGGCCTCGATTTACTTTATGAAGAACTACAGGAAGATGAAGCGGATATCTAA
- the kaiC gene encoding circadian clock protein KaiC has protein sequence MSDSNQPEQQKEPVRVGVQKIRTLIEGFDDISHGGLPIGRTSLVSGTSGTGKTLFAVQFLYNGIVHFDEPGVFVTFEESPSDIIKNAQSFGWDLQRLVNDGKLFILDASPDPEGQDVVGNFDLSALIERIQYAIRKYKAKRVSIDSITAVFQQYDAASVVRREIFRLVARLKQIGATTVMTTERIEEYGPVARFGVEEFVSDNVVIVRNVLEGERRRRTLEILKLRGTTHMKGEFPFTITNEGINIFPLGAMRLTQRSSNVRVSSGVKTMDEMCGGGFFKDSIILATGATGTGKTLLVSKFLENACINGEKAMLFAYEESRAQLFRNAYSWGIDFEEMERKGLLRILCAYPESTGLEDHLQIIKTEIAEFKPSRIAIDSLSAIARGVSNNSFRQFVIGVTGFAKQEEITGFFTNTTDQFMGSHSITDSHISTITDTILMLQYVEIRGEMSRAINVFKMRGSWHDKGIREYTISEKGPEIKDSFRNFERIISGSPTRVSVDEKMELSRIVKNVQGRSDEG, from the coding sequence ATGAGCGACAGCAATCAGCCGGAGCAACAGAAGGAACCCGTTCGCGTTGGTGTTCAAAAAATTCGTACTCTTATCGAAGGCTTTGACGACATCAGCCATGGCGGCCTGCCAATCGGACGGACAAGCCTTGTCAGCGGGACTTCCGGCACAGGAAAAACTCTGTTTGCAGTGCAGTTTCTCTACAACGGGATCGTGCACTTTGATGAGCCGGGTGTGTTCGTCACCTTTGAAGAATCACCCAGCGATATCATCAAAAACGCCCAGAGTTTTGGCTGGGATTTGCAGCGCTTAGTCAATGATGGCAAGCTGTTCATTCTGGATGCTTCCCCCGATCCTGAGGGTCAGGATGTGGTGGGCAATTTTGATTTGTCGGCGCTGATTGAACGCATTCAATATGCGATTCGAAAATACAAAGCAAAACGCGTTTCGATTGACTCGATTACGGCGGTTTTTCAGCAGTATGATGCTGCCTCGGTGGTGCGCCGAGAAATTTTCCGGCTGGTGGCTCGTCTGAAGCAGATTGGCGCAACTACGGTGATGACAACCGAGCGGATCGAGGAATACGGTCCGGTGGCTCGGTTTGGGGTGGAAGAGTTTGTCTCGGACAATGTGGTGATCGTGCGCAACGTGCTGGAGGGCGAGCGGCGGCGGCGAACGCTGGAGATCCTCAAGCTGCGCGGCACCACCCACATGAAGGGTGAGTTTCCCTTCACGATTACCAATGAGGGAATCAATATCTTCCCGCTGGGGGCGATGCGCCTGACGCAGCGATCGTCGAATGTCCGCGTCTCGTCGGGCGTGAAGACGATGGACGAGATGTGCGGCGGCGGCTTCTTCAAAGATTCGATTATTTTGGCGACGGGGGCAACGGGTACAGGCAAGACGCTGCTGGTCAGCAAGTTCTTGGAAAATGCCTGTATCAACGGCGAGAAGGCAATGCTGTTTGCCTATGAGGAGTCACGGGCGCAGCTGTTCCGCAATGCCTATTCGTGGGGCATTGATTTTGAGGAGATGGAGCGCAAGGGCCTGCTGAGAATCCTGTGTGCCTATCCGGAGTCAACGGGCCTCGAAGATCACTTGCAGATCATTAAGACGGAGATTGCCGAGTTTAAGCCGTCGCGGATTGCGATCGACTCGCTGTCGGCGATCGCCCGCGGCGTGAGCAACAACAGCTTCCGGCAGTTCGTGATCGGGGTGACGGGCTTCGCCAAGCAGGAGGAGATCACGGGCTTCTTCACCAACACGACGGACCAGTTTATGGGGTCCCACTCAATCACGGACTCCCATATTTCGACGATCACAGACACGATCTTGATGCTCCAGTACGTGGAGATTCGCGGCGAGATGTCTCGGGCGATCAACGTATTCAAGATGCGCGGATCCTGGCACGACAAGGGCATTCGCGAGTACACGATCAGCGAGAAGGGCCCCGAAATCAAGGATTCCTTCCGCAATTTCGAGCGGATTATCAGCGGTTCTCCCACTCGGGTGTCCGTGGACGAAAAGATGGAGCTCTCACGCATCGTCAAGAACGTCCAGGGCCGCTCCGACGAAGGCTAG
- a CDS encoding M23 family metallopeptidase yields the protein MSKRQQKWLQKWTWGQLVAGLLSLWVLGWAIAQVPARANEIDQLRQQQQQVDQQRSAIQQERDRLQQAEGTAKQQLGQLQLDLNTTNLQLKDSDYRLKLAQKQLQELQEDYLIAEKAYRQKQAATIGRLRFLQRQQGGNGWAVLLQSRDLSEFLARREQLKRVYAADRQGLEDFQAETVKIRQQRQALEEQRNNVALLTQQLLAQKSEVQAKAQAQTLLVDRLTSDRAALEAAETQLARDSSRLRGLIQQRVAAAAPKAIIRKPVIIRGSGLMVYPSAGEITSNFGWRVHPILGTDRFHAGIDFGVDYGSPIQAAADGVVIIAEWYGGYGNTVVIDHGNGITSLYGHASELYVREGQVVKAGEAIAAVGSTGFSTGPHLHFEVREEGEPVDPFNYLG from the coding sequence GTGAGCAAGCGTCAGCAAAAATGGCTCCAAAAATGGACCTGGGGACAACTCGTCGCTGGGCTGCTGAGTCTGTGGGTGCTGGGATGGGCGATCGCCCAGGTGCCCGCGCGGGCCAATGAAATTGATCAGCTGCGGCAGCAGCAGCAGCAAGTTGATCAGCAGCGATCGGCCATTCAGCAAGAGCGCGATCGCCTCCAGCAGGCCGAAGGCACCGCCAAGCAGCAGCTGGGGCAGCTCCAGCTCGATCTGAACACCACCAACTTGCAGCTCAAAGACAGTGACTACCGTCTGAAGCTGGCCCAAAAACAGCTCCAGGAGCTGCAAGAAGACTATCTGATCGCCGAAAAAGCCTACCGCCAAAAGCAAGCCGCCACCATCGGACGCCTGCGATTTTTGCAGCGTCAGCAGGGCGGCAATGGCTGGGCCGTGCTGCTGCAAAGCCGCGACCTGAGCGAATTTTTGGCCCGCCGTGAGCAGCTCAAGCGAGTTTACGCCGCTGACCGGCAGGGGCTCGAAGACTTCCAGGCCGAAACGGTCAAGATTCGCCAGCAGCGCCAAGCCCTCGAAGAGCAGCGCAACAACGTTGCCCTGCTCACCCAGCAGCTGCTCGCCCAAAAATCTGAAGTCCAAGCCAAGGCCCAGGCGCAGACCTTGCTGGTCGATCGCCTAACCAGCGATCGCGCAGCCCTAGAAGCCGCCGAAACGCAGCTAGCCCGCGACTCGAGCCGCCTGCGCGGCCTGATCCAGCAGCGGGTTGCCGCCGCCGCTCCCAAAGCCATCATCCGCAAGCCGGTGATTATTCGGGGGTCGGGGCTCATGGTCTACCCCAGCGCTGGCGAAATCACCAGCAACTTTGGCTGGCGCGTCCACCCCATTTTGGGCACCGATCGCTTCCATGCGGGGATTGACTTTGGTGTGGACTACGGCAGCCCGATTCAGGCCGCCGCCGATGGCGTGGTGATCATCGCGGAGTGGTACGGCGGCTACGGCAACACGGTGGTAATTGACCATGGCAACGGCATCACGAGCCTCTACGGCCACGCCAGCGAGCTCTATGTCCGGGAGGGCCAAGTCGTGAAAGCGGGAGAGGCGATCGCCGCTGTCGGGTCGACGGGCTTTTCCACCGGGCCGCACCTGCACTTCGAAGTTCGCGAAGAAGGCGAACCGGTTGACCCGTTCAACTACCTAGGGTGA
- a CDS encoding sulfite exporter TauE/SafE family protein, with protein sequence MLDVLLMMALGFLGSFGHCAGMCGPITVAFSLSESSSESSDSLTQQLYFHTCLNLGRLLSYGLVGLAMGGLGSVLLAGGQMAGVGSDLRRVMALVTGGLLVWAGLAQVSAGLLPKLPLLHPLTQGKLHQRLSSAMVTLSLRKQWWTPALLGMVWGLIPCGFLYAAQIKAAETGESWWGALIMLAFGLGTLPTMLGVGISTSLMSRDRRSQLFQAGGWVTLMIGLLTILRTGQMVDYTGHGALVCLGLALVARPLSRLWPGLLRCRRLLGVGGFVLALVHALHMLEHAWGWNWEAWAFLPRWQQGAIAAGIGALVCLLPGALTSSDAMIRRLGPAWRRLHLLALPAWVLAALHTIFLGSHYLGNLTWQGPEQARSLVLAALVLGVLLVRSRWIWSLLSLEKFYGAPPSVSASK encoded by the coding sequence ATGCTTGATGTTCTGCTCATGATGGCCCTGGGATTCCTGGGCAGCTTTGGTCACTGTGCAGGCATGTGTGGCCCTATTACCGTTGCCTTTTCCCTGTCTGAATCCAGCTCAGAGTCTTCTGACTCCCTAACTCAGCAGCTTTATTTCCACACCTGCCTGAATCTAGGGCGATTGCTGAGCTATGGCTTGGTCGGTCTAGCCATGGGCGGTCTGGGGTCGGTGCTGCTGGCTGGCGGGCAAATGGCTGGGGTCGGCAGCGACCTGCGCCGGGTGATGGCCCTGGTGACCGGGGGGCTGCTGGTGTGGGCCGGCTTGGCCCAGGTGAGCGCCGGACTTCTGCCCAAGCTGCCGCTGCTGCACCCGCTGACCCAGGGGAAGCTGCATCAGCGCCTCAGCAGCGCGATGGTCACCCTTTCCCTGCGCAAACAGTGGTGGACACCGGCTCTCTTGGGAATGGTGTGGGGCCTGATTCCCTGCGGTTTTCTCTACGCGGCCCAGATCAAGGCGGCGGAAACGGGAGAGAGCTGGTGGGGCGCGCTGATCATGCTGGCCTTTGGTCTGGGGACGCTGCCGACGATGCTGGGGGTCGGGATCTCGACGTCGCTGATGAGCCGCGATCGCCGCAGTCAGCTATTTCAGGCCGGGGGGTGGGTCACGCTGATGATCGGTCTGCTGACGATTTTGCGGACGGGTCAGATGGTGGACTACACCGGCCACGGGGCGCTGGTGTGCCTGGGGCTGGCTCTGGTGGCGCGGCCTCTGAGTCGCCTGTGGCCCGGGCTGCTGCGCTGCCGACGGTTGCTGGGGGTGGGGGGCTTTGTGCTGGCCCTGGTGCACGCGCTGCACATGCTAGAGCACGCCTGGGGCTGGAACTGGGAGGCGTGGGCGTTCTTGCCTCGCTGGCAGCAAGGGGCGATCGCCGCTGGCATTGGGGCGCTGGTGTGCCTTTTGCCGGGTGCTCTGACCAGCTCGGATGCCATGATCCGCCGTCTGGGGCCGGCCTGGCGGCGGCTGCACCTGCTAGCCCTGCCGGCCTGGGTGCTGGCGGCCCTGCACACGATTTTTTTGGGGTCTCACTACCTGGGCAATCTGACCTGGCAAGGCCCCGAACAAGCGCGATCGCTGGTCTTGGCGGCCCTGGTACTGGGAGTGCTGCTGGTGCGATCGCGCTGGATTTGGTCCCTGCTGTCCTTGGAAAAGTTTTATGGCGCGCCTCCTTCGGTTTCTGCTTCCAAATAG
- the petJ gene encoding cytochrome c6 PetJ — MKKLFSAIALVIATSLWLMTQPVQAADLNSGAQVFGANCAACHIGGGNVVNAAKTLKKADLEQYGMASTEAIQTQVTNGKNAMPSFKGRLTAQQIEDVAAYVLAQAEKGW; from the coding sequence ATGAAAAAGCTTTTCTCTGCGATCGCCCTCGTGATTGCGACGTCCCTTTGGTTGATGACTCAGCCTGTGCAGGCAGCGGACCTCAACAGCGGTGCCCAGGTGTTTGGGGCTAACTGCGCTGCCTGCCACATCGGCGGTGGCAACGTGGTCAACGCGGCCAAAACCCTCAAAAAAGCTGACCTAGAGCAGTACGGTATGGCCTCCACCGAAGCGATCCAGACCCAGGTCACCAACGGCAAAAACGCCATGCCCTCCTTCAAAGGACGGCTGACTGCCCAGCAGATCGAGGATGTGGCCGCCTACGTGCTGGCCCAGGCAGAGAAAGGCTGGTAA
- a CDS encoding BlaI/MecI/CopY family transcriptional regulator codes for MTPLPDHRPKHLSLGSLEAEILDIIWESESVTAKEIHDRLLADPDRELAYASVMTVLRRLTEKRWLACDRQDKAFRWRSLLSREETQILKAHEQLQRFLAVSNPDIVAAFADSLDQASLEQIEAIARQLQTLRRAREDGPCT; via the coding sequence ATGACTCCTTTGCCCGACCATCGCCCAAAACATTTGTCCCTAGGGTCTCTGGAGGCCGAGATTCTCGACATCATCTGGGAGTCAGAATCGGTGACGGCCAAGGAAATTCACGATCGCCTCCTGGCAGACCCCGATCGCGAGCTGGCCTATGCCTCGGTCATGACGGTGCTGCGGCGCCTGACAGAGAAGCGCTGGCTGGCCTGCGATCGCCAAGACAAGGCGTTTCGGTGGCGATCGCTGCTGTCGCGAGAGGAAACTCAGATTCTCAAGGCCCATGAGCAGCTCCAGCGCTTTTTGGCCGTCAGCAATCCGGACATCGTGGCGGCTTTTGCAGACAGCCTGGACCAGGCAAGCTTGGAGCAAATTGAGGCGATCGCTCGCCAGCTGCAAACGCTGCGGCGCGCCCGGGAGGATGGCCCATGCACCTGA
- a CDS encoding M56 family metallopeptidase, with the protein MHLTMLLLAGGLALGVHGLWRPRVGSWSDRWHWALGSFLFPPVLLLTTACALLWMGPHGAMVGRWGGWLSYGLSWLLMGWGAIAGLSQLSTAWQSWRQVRTYRAIALGARQGRLLETDLPFSAQIGFWRSELVISQGLLDMLDPEHLEAVLTHEAGHAHYRDTFWFFWLGWLRRLTAWLPRTEALWQELLALRELRADHWAAQQVDRLALAESLLAVVSAPLHYAEDLCAAFSCSAPPNRLQERIEALLSNTEERQQTSLWQVGLWLGFALLPLMAVPFHH; encoded by the coding sequence ATGCACCTGACTATGCTGCTACTTGCGGGGGGCTTGGCCCTGGGGGTTCACGGGCTTTGGCGGCCTCGGGTCGGGTCGTGGAGCGATCGCTGGCACTGGGCCTTGGGCAGCTTCTTGTTTCCGCCGGTGCTGCTGCTGACGACGGCCTGCGCACTGCTCTGGATGGGGCCTCACGGGGCGATGGTGGGCCGCTGGGGAGGCTGGCTGAGCTATGGGCTGAGCTGGCTGCTGATGGGCTGGGGGGCGATCGCCGGTCTTAGCCAGCTCTCCACCGCGTGGCAGAGCTGGCGACAGGTGCGCACCTACCGGGCGATCGCCCTGGGAGCGCGTCAAGGTCGTCTGCTGGAGACTGATTTGCCCTTTAGCGCCCAGATTGGTTTTTGGCGCTCTGAGCTGGTGATCAGCCAGGGACTGCTGGACATGCTCGACCCCGAGCACCTGGAGGCCGTTCTCACCCACGAAGCGGGTCATGCCCACTATCGCGACACGTTCTGGTTCTTTTGGCTGGGCTGGCTGCGGCGGCTGACCGCCTGGCTACCCCGCACCGAGGCCCTCTGGCAGGAGCTGCTGGCGCTGCGGGAGCTGCGCGCCGACCACTGGGCCGCTCAGCAGGTCGATCGCCTCGCCCTAGCAGAATCGCTGCTGGCGGTGGTCAGCGCCCCCCTTCACTACGCTGAGGACCTCTGCGCAGCCTTTAGCTGCTCCGCCCCGCCCAATCGGCTCCAGGAGCGCATCGAAGCCCTGCTGTCCAACACAGAGGAGCGTCAGCAGACGTCCCTCTGGCAGGTGGGTCTGTGGCTCGGCTTCGCGCTGCTGCCCTTGATGGCGGTGCCGTTTCACCACTAG